Below is a window of Streptomyces sp. NBC_00223 DNA.
GTCGTCGCCGCCCGCCGTCAGGCCGGCGATACGGTCCTCGACGGCGTCCTTGGCGGTGAGGAAGAGCACGGGTACGTCGGGGGTCTGGCGGCGCAGCTTGGCCAGCACCTCCAGGCCGTCCATGTCCGGGAGCATCACGTCGAGCACGACCGCGTCGGGCCGTGACTCACGGGCGGCGCGCAGCGCGCTGGCGCCGTCGTTCTCGGTGCGGACCTGCCAGCCCTCGTAGCGCAGCGCCATGGAGAGCAGGTCGGCCAGCGGGGTCTCGTCGTCCACGACGAGGACGCGGACCGGCGAGCCGTCCGGGCGGGCGAGGTCCGCCGCGGGGGTCTGCGCGGCGGAGGAGGCGGGGGCGGTGGGGGGCGTCGAGGTGGTCACTGTGGTGGGAGGCATGGCGTCCACCCTGTGCGCGCGCTATGAGAGCAGTCTTGGCCGTTTCTGTGAAAACTCTGAGAATCCGCCTGCGGCGCGCGCCCCAAGAACCCCGCCCCCGCCCCGGACGGCGTCAGTGGGGCGGCCCCGACGCGCCCGGAGAGGGCAGCGGGCCCTTCCGGCAGCCGCCGCCCGGCCCCGGGTCGGTTCCGCCGCCCGCCCCGCGCGGGGTGGGTGGGGCTGCGGCCCCCGCGCGTGGGCTGCCGCCCGGGCAGGCGCCCGGCCCCGGGCCCGTGCCGGGGGTCGGGTGGGGTGGAACGGTCGGAGGGGAGGGCGGTGTGGACATTCGGCGGCACCGACCGGGCATTTGTGATCACGAACGTGGGAGAAGTGGTCCGCGTGGACGGAAGGGGCGCACTCCGGCGTACTTTCAGGGCATGGCAGGAGGGACCTGCGGCGCACCGACACCCCGAACGGTCGCCGTCGAACGGCTCACCTCGGGCGACCACGCGTGCCTGGACTTCGTCAGCCACCGCGACCGCTGGGCGCTGCGCGCGGCGTTCACCACCGCGGGACTCGCGCGCGGCGAGCGGGTGATGCTCTTCACCGACCCGGCCACCCGCAGCGGCGAGGCGCTGACCCGCCTCGCCGACTTCGGCGTCCCCACCGAGCGCGCCGCCGCCGACGGCCGCCTCGAAGTGCTCAACAGCTCCCCTGGCTACGACCCCGTGCACGGTTTCGACGCCGCCGCCCGTACCGGCTACTGGGCCTCGGTCACCGACGACGCGCTGGCCCACGGCTTCACCGGCCTGCGGGTGGCGGGCGACATGGTGTGGGCCTGCGAACCGGGCGTCAGCGGCGACGCGTTGACGTCGTACGAGAGCGGACTCGGCGGCCTCTTCGAGAAGTTCCCCTTCCTCGCGATGTGCGAGTACGACCGGCGGTCCTTCTCCCCGCAGTTGCTGGAACGGGTGCTGGCCGTGCACCCGCTGTCCGTACTGCCGCAGCCGGGCGAGCTGCGGGCCGAGCGCGCGGGCGACGCGCTGCGGCTGGTGGGCGACGCGGACCTGGCCACCCGGACCCGGTTCGAACTGTCGGTGCGGGAGCCCGGGTTGGCACGGATCGATCTGACCGGGCTCGCCTTCATCGACGCCTACTGCGTACGCACGCTGCTGCGGCTGCCGGGCGGACCCGCGCTGGAGTGCACCCGGGCGCAGTACCGGCTGCTGCGGCTGTGCGGCGCGCCGGAAGCGGAACGGACGGAGGTCCCGGTTGGATGGACGGAACGGGGTTCGGGAGCGGACACGGGACGGGTGGTGCTGAGGGTGCGATGAAGGTGCGACCGAGCGGTGTTCGGGCCCTACCGAATGGAATGTGCGCGTGGCATTCAACTTGCTTTCTGTGCAAGGCTGTTGTCCGCTCACGCTCGACCCCGGCGAGATGTGGGGATGGAAGCGGAACGCAAGTACCGACATCCCCGTACATGCGATAATCGGTTACCAGTGTGACGGTTGATGCCAGCTAGTCACCCATTGTGCTGAGGACGTTGATGACCACACTCTCACCCAGCCGCCGAGGTTCCGGGTCCGCCGTCCCGAACCTCCAGCGCGTGGTGCTGCTGCCCGGCGCCGTCCTGACTCTGCTGGGCGCGGGCAGCGTCGCCTGGCTGCTGGTCGCCGACCCCACCGGCACCCGTCGCAACGCCGTACTGGCCGCCGTACTCGCCGTCGCCCTTGTGACCTTGATCACCGGTGTCGCCTCCGCCCGCAGCGCCC
It encodes the following:
- a CDS encoding response regulator transcription factor gives rise to the protein MPPTTVTTSTPPTAPASSAAQTPAADLARPDGSPVRVLVVDDETPLADLLSMALRYEGWQVRTENDGASALRAARESRPDAVVLDVMLPDMDGLEVLAKLRRQTPDVPVLFLTAKDAVEDRIAGLTAGGDDYVTKPFSLEEVVARLRGLLRRSGAAAVRNESLLIVGDLVLNEDSHEVSRAGRDIHLTATEFELLRYLMRNPRRVLSKAQILDRVWSYDFGGQANVVELYISYLRRKLDVGRPPMIHTRRGAGYLIKPGEPA
- a CDS encoding MEDS domain-containing protein, with the translated sequence MAGGTCGAPTPRTVAVERLTSGDHACLDFVSHRDRWALRAAFTTAGLARGERVMLFTDPATRSGEALTRLADFGVPTERAAADGRLEVLNSSPGYDPVHGFDAAARTGYWASVTDDALAHGFTGLRVAGDMVWACEPGVSGDALTSYESGLGGLFEKFPFLAMCEYDRRSFSPQLLERVLAVHPLSVLPQPGELRAERAGDALRLVGDADLATRTRFELSVREPGLARIDLTGLAFIDAYCVRTLLRLPGGPALECTRAQYRLLRLCGAPEAERTEVPVGWTERGSGADTGRVVLRVR